From Aspergillus luchuensis IFO 4308 DNA, chromosome 2, nearly complete sequence:
AGAAAAAAGACATACAAACATGCGCCTAGACCGAGATATCGGCCTCCATATCACTGACATGTCTATCCGTGAAAACCGCTATCTGAGAGTCGGGGTTATAACTAcagctttataataattctgcTGTTCCTCCTGTGACTTTTCCAGAGTCCGGAGTAAGCGAACAGCGCGTATATGTAATTCTAGCCGGCTGTTAGAGTGCGAATGTTAACAAGAGAACCCGAGACCACCATACCTTCAATCAACAATTCATAGCTCGTGAATTGGTCGTCGTCGCGATGGATGAGAATTGGCACATTTTGATTCATTAGCGGTTTTGCCTTGACCCGTACTTTAATCCCGACACTCTTGCTCTGATCAACCCATAGCATTTGCGAAGGCTCTGTACCATCTGGTACGAATTCACGGATtcgcttctcttcatctttcagCCAGTCGCGGAATACCCTGATTACCCCGTCCTCGACATTGTGTGCACTCAGGAGCAGATTTGTACCCGGCATGACCTTCACGATATTTACGACCACACATAACTGAGAAAAGTTTTCAGAGTTATCGAGGTTGATAGGGCGCGTGACAACCAAGTTGTCTCGGTCGGGGTCTTGCTCATCGTCTACCAAAATCAGAGACCTCGAGTCGTGATCGCTGTATCTGGGAACAGGGGCGCATACCTCTAAGGGGTACTAGCCTTGTTCCGCTCGATCTTTCTTCTACCGCGACTTCAGGGCGGAACCGAGCATACACCGAACTCAGTCTTCCCAGTTGCTGGGCCGTGTCGGGATTCTCATAAAGCGAACCACTCCTCCCGTTAAGTTGATCTAAACCATCGGTGTCAAGGTATGTGCAGAATACATGAGGCTCGGTTAGCTTTGAGCTCGGGTGAAAGCATTCTAGGATGAGTTTATATTCATGCAAAGGAGCGCCGATGAGCAGACGATAATGTAGGATCCGCAGGACGAGGGCGTGGAAGCGGCGGGAGACTGTCGCCCAAGAGATGAGGGATCgcgtcgagaaggaggatagAATTTGAGCGAGGACCTAAATTAACCATAGAAGCATCAGCGAGACACCTTCCCAATGATTGGAGATCGCATTATCGCACTtcgttggggagggagtAAAGGTGAAGCTTTGAATGGCCGTCGTCCATGTTCTGATCAACTGCGGGGAATATGTCTGAATCTCATATCTTCGCTCAAGCAACAAATGAACAGAACACGGTTCATACACAGCAGTAACAGCAGTTCAGTGGAGTCCAACTTAGGAGGGAAGTGACGTGACAAGGGTCAGATGATGCCAGCGCGAGCTTCTCCGGGGATGTGGAGGTTCGGTGATAACAGGCGATAAGGCTAGTTAGTGCCCCTCGTTTCCCCTGACGTCAAACGAATCGGCCCGAACGAAGGCGGGCAGCTGACTGTCTGGATTCGGGTAGCCgcggggagaaagaaaagaaaccagAGTCATTCTCGGCCCACCACCGCGTTGGTTTTAGTCAATAGTGGAGTATGCTTCATGTTCAATTCAACCGGTAGACATGCTGTACAGGTCGGTTGATTTAAACTTCTTGTAAAATGATCTATCAAAATGCAAGAATCCAAAGACGTGACTTAACAACTCAAACACATGGACGGATAAAAGATTGTAGCAGACAGGCACAATCATGCTTACAGTTGCaattgcagcagcaagaaaaggGTCCAGGGCCTCCCCATGAATTTACCCGAGCAGCCGACCGGATGGCAGCTTTTTACCCCGTGCTGGTTCGGTGCCGAATCGCCATAATTTCCGGAGACCCCGCGACTAAGCCCCGCCGCCAGGGCCATCAGCcaacttttcttttcacgCAGTTtcttcgctcttcttcttctctttctttttcctttcctcttgtAACAACGCTGCATCTTGCTTGCATAGACTATATACATTATCTCAACAATGGTTGAAAACGTTCTGGACGATATCTCTCATCGGAGATTTAATCCTCTTCGAGGATCCTACATTCTGGTCTCCCCGCATCGGACCAAGCGCCCCTGGCAGTAAGTTGGCCTGCTTCTGTCCAGCAGAAATAGACATGGACCCATTCAGAGAGGAGCAGTTGAGCTAAATGCTGCGACCAGAGGACAGCAGGAGAGCCCCTCTAAAACTACCTTGCCAACCTACGACCCCGCTTGCTATCTCTGCCCCGGAAACAAGCGCGCGCAGGGCGATACTAACCCCAAGTATGAGAAAACATTCGTCTTCGTAAACGACTACAGTGCGGTCAAGGAAGAACAAGCGCCGTATACCCCTGAAGGTGGCGAGGGTATGTTTCACCTGTAATATCAGGCCCAGCCAATGCGATACTAACAAATTTGGGGACCAGACCTTGAATCATTCTTTCTCAAGGCAGAGCCTGTCACCGGTAAATGCTATGTGCTTACCTTCTCTGCGGCCCACAACCTCACCTTGGCCGATCTTTCGCCTGCCGAGATCGCGCCTGTCATTGACGCTTGGACCGAGATTTACACTGCCCATTTGTCTCCAAAGTCGCCATTGGCTGCTGTAGCTCCAGCGACCACTCTGCCCCCTAACTCCCCGACCGCTAGCTTGACCAAGCCTAAGGAGCAGTATCGCTACATGCAGATCTTCGAGAACAAGGGTGCCGCCATGGGGTGCTCaaaccctcatcctcacgGTCAGGTCTGGACTACCAGCTCTTTGCCCGAAGAACCGGCTATGGAACTcgagcagctgaagaagtacCGCCGGGAGAATGGTGGCAAGCACATGTTGGAAGCTTATGCTGCTCTCGAAAGCCGGAAACAGGAACGCGTGGTGTTTGAGAACGATGCCTTCCTAGTTGTCTGCCCCTGGTGGGCTGTCTGGCCTTTCGAGACCATGATTGTCAGCAAGACCCACAAGCGCGCCCTGGTCGACCTAAATAGCAGCGAGAAGGTACAGCTGGCGGAAGCCATTGCCGAAGTTACCAGACGGTACGACAACCTGTTCGAAACGCACTTCCCGTACAGCATGGGTATCCACCAGGCACCACTTGACGGAACCGAGGAGGAAATCGAGTCGTCATATCTTCACCTTCACTTCTATCCCCCGCTATTGCGCAGTGCCACTGTGCGCAAATTCTTGGTCGGGTGAGTTGTTTCCAACTATCACGTTACGGTAAAGGTTTGCTGATGAGTCATAGGTATGAAATGATGGGCGAGCCTCAGCGCGACATTACACCCGAGCAAGCGGCCGCGAGGTTGCgaggctgcggaggagagctctacaggaagaagatggactAAGAACAGAGAATATTGGATTAAACTGGATTGGATGTTGTATACCTATGTGTTCTGACAGCAATGAATACCTGCGTTCGTGGGTCCATCGGACCAGTCCCGGCCGGCTTCTATGTTTCGGATATGTGTCGACTCCTGTCATACCCCTGCGAGAAAGGGAGCTAATCGTATATGCGTGTCTCATCACCCACGCGCCATTAATGACTTGCACCCTTACTTCAGCTCAGCCTCTATCCCTTGCCAGctcctgcatcatcatgatcgTCCTTTTCGATTTCCCCACAGCTCAGCTACATACTCCGTAGCATAACTCCGACCAGTGAACTGCTATGGAGCAGCTGAGCTGTGGGCTCGGCGTAACTTTACCTATCTAGAATTAACCTTAGGAGGTGAAACATGGTTCTCCTCTCACTGAATGAATCGCCCAATGTCGATTCTTTGTCTTCTACGTGCGCTGGTATTGGCTCGTGGGTATACTGGTCGGCCAGAACCGACACTTTAGTTCATCTTACGTAGAATACGCGGACTAGACCCCGTGCCTTGACCGAGCATAGATCTTCACAACTATTCCTTTGCCTTTTCATTACATTATTGATATGATCATAACCTAGCCGATCCATAGCTTGTCCCTGCGCTAAGAAATAGAGCATGCATCGAAAAGCAACCAGCCGCAAACCCGGCAAATTACAGTTAATATCCAGCCCAACCTAAGCAGCCAGATACGCCTCCCTCTGCGTCAACATCCAAACCAGCGTGGACGAAGCAACAATCAAAGGGCTAACGAAGCGACCCTTAAGCTGCGCACTACCGAAGCCCAACCACTCGCCGACAAAGTGTGCCAGGGCAATGCCAAAAGTCCAGAGCGCGAGATCATAGACAGCCgggttgttgaggttgtAGGCGGCGTAAATGCGGACTacggaggaaaggaaagtccATGTGCCGAAAGTCCGAGAAGAGAGGGCGTTGGTGTGCGGGCGACCTTCAGCAGTTTTTCCGTTGTAGAGATCTGCGGCATAGGACTCCGATCGGTAGGCTTGGATGCTGTTTGCGGCGGAGACGACGGAGACCTGAATGGAGAAAAAGTGGTCGGGTTAGCATGGGGTCGGTCCGGGGAACGGAAGTGTAGTTGTAAACAAATGGGGGGTTTGTACCAAGAAGAGCCATTTGGGCAGCAGACCCTCGAAGGGGGGGAGGTAGGAGAGAAGAGCGGCCATGATAACTATGCGAAGTTGTACTCCGGAGAGTTTGACAGAATTGGCTGCAGAGAGATAGAGTTGTGGAGGATCAATTGGTTGGGAAAGACTGATAATTGCGATGAGGATATTGCTTCTTTGGAGTGGCCGAGGTCTGTCCGCTTGGGGGGTCTTGGCACCGCCCATCCCCAACCATTATTCTGCCTTTATGATTGCTGCCGCATCTCCGTCCGTCTCcggattcttctttctgcagCCAGCTTCCATCCCCACAATCTTCAATCGGCACGGGTTGAACAACAAGCAATCATGGAGTTTCTGACAAAGCATCTGGACTGTCTGTCCAACTTCCAGTTGAACCTGCAGCCTGGCTGGCAGACCGTGGGCGCCTCGGCTCTTCTCGCCGCTGGCAGCTTGTTCGTCGTCTCTCGCGCACTCGTTTTCGTCAGGGTCCTCTTGAGCTTGTTTGTGCTCCCTGGCAAGCCTGTATGTTGTCCCTCATAAATATCAATGGGAGAATATGTCGCTGATTTTcgttcttccagctccgcTCCTTCGGCCCTAAGGGCAGCTGGGCCGTGGTCACAGGTGCCTCCGATGGACTCGGCAAGGAATTTGCTCTTCAGCTCGCCCGCGCTGacttcaacatcctcctcgttTCCCGTACCGCCTCCAAGCTCGATACCCTTTCCAATGAGATCACATCCAAGTTCCCGTCCGTGCAGACCAAGACCCTGGCGATGGACTTCGCCCGCAACGACGACAGCGACTacgagaagctgaaggaaCTGGTGGACGAATTGGACGTGTCCGTTCTGGTCAACAACGTTGGAAAGAGTCACAGCATCCCTACTCCCTTCGCTCTGACTCCCGAGGATGAGATGACTGATATCGTGACCATCAACTGCCTGGGTACCTTGCGGGCAACCCAGCTGGTCGTTCCGGGTATGATGCAGCGCAAGCGCGGATTGGTCTTGACTATGGGCTCGTTCGGTGGACTTCTCCCCACCCCTCTTCTGGCTACCTACTCCGGCAGCAAGGCTTTCCTGCAGCAATGGTCCACTTCCCTTGGTTCGGAACTCGAGCCCTACGGAATTACTGTCGAGTTGGTCCAGGCCTACCTTATTACCTCTGCTATGTCCAAGATCCGCCGGACTAGTGCTACGATCCCCGACCCCCGCTCATTCGTGAAGTCGGTCTTGACTAAGATCGGCCGCAATGGCGGATCTCCCACGTACGCGTACAGCTCTTCCCCCTACTGGAGCCACGGATTGATGGCCTGGTTCTTGACCTGCGTTACCGGGACCATGGGCAAGATTGTCGTTGGCCAGAACAAGGGCATGCACGAGTCTATCCGGAAGCGTGCTCTGCGCAAGGCCGAGCgcgagaagggcaagaagagcaCCTAAGGTGCTTGGCAGTCGCTTCTAGATGATGACTCACGTGCGTTTGCCGATCAACCTGGGGTAAGGGGGGAGAGATAAAGTAAGGAACGAAAATGGAAGTATGGAGAAGAACGAGCCGGTGGGGGAGAGTGTCTGTGTGTGAACTGAACCCTGAGCTGAATCTGAATCCACTGGGGGACGTGTGGCGAACGAAGAGTCTCGGAGTTCGGTGAAAGGTGCATGCAGCTATGGAGCCAGATCGAAGACCGTCCAGATAGGAGCGGGCCGCATCTTATCTTCAACGGAGGGCACAGGTCCGGATGGACCTTACCTTTTACAAAGTACTCTACTAACCTACACGTGGTGTGTGGTGTCTGTCGACAGGGCCAATCAAACCTCCGACCAGGGGGTTGGTGACTACGCAATCCATGATCGACAGCACcaaagatgagatgatataCTATGTTTAGCAGAAACAGATAGCATAAAGTACggattaatctaataatgtggaaggggaagacCCTCGCTTCGCAGTTACCTCGGTGCTCTTTATCTTACGATCTAAGGTATAGTCTCCGCTAAATCTGTCCAATGCGCACTACAGAGCGTGATCCAGTGCaaagcaatgcaatgcaGTGCAGATATGCAAATATCCACCGAGATCTCGGAGTTCGGAACCTGCACATCCCAAAGCATAACTGACCTGAACTCAATCGGGCTGGACCAGATGGATGGGGGGGCCATCTGGTCGGTGAATAAATCTTGTGTCTTGTGTCTCggttttctctttctctgatGACTTGCAGATAAGGGTGAAGAGGGACCCTGTGGGACTGCGACAGTGCTACACTACCGAGCTGAGGAGAATTTCCTGCATGGATAGTTGCAGCACTAGGAGTAAATAGGTTTCTTCACTCGGAGAATAGAATGGCGTGCGATAAATCCTCCgtaggggaggaggagactcggaaagaagaggagtcttatatatagaacaGCTTAGGTGGTCCTGGAACGTGGTACAGACGATCAGATAGATAAGTAGATCACCTCCCACATTTGCTTTTGATgaatagtagtatctattGAAGCTTAGCCAGGCACGTTGACTGTCAAGATTAGTGGTCTAGTTAGTTCCAAGGTTTTCAGAGGTAAACTACTACGTAGATAGAAGCAGTCAAAAAGTGACCAAAAgacgaagagagagaggaagccGAATGATATCATGATCCTCAGCTTGCGGCTCTCTTTGCCAAGTACTTGAGCTTGGTAGGGTAGTCTAACTGACATCTACCCATACAATAATACTTACCAACCCAACATAACATCCATTCCACAAACACCACACCACATGACACaatccctccatccatccatcctcatgACCCTATTCAAGCTTCCcactatcaccaccaccaccaccagaaagaacaacaaccagcCCTGGCAACGTCCCATCGCACCGTCACCTCAAAAACTCTTCACAAAATCCCCGACAGCACTTCCTACCTAATCAATCCTCTTACTAATAACCAAAAACCCacacccctctcccctctcataGGCCAATTCCACCCAAAGATTCCATGCATGGGTCGACCCGACCCCTGTTCCTGAAAAGTCTAGACCCTAgcaaggaaaaagaagagagctGGTACGACTTACGGTGGCCACTACTTCTTGTTCCGAGTCCAGCTAGCAGCTCCCGAAGCAGCATCATGCAGCGGAGAAAACCAACCTACCCGCCCTCTCACACAACATATTGCAACATCCCATCCCGCTGTGGCTAAaagtatgtagtagtactactactattatggTTTTGATTCACGGGAGTAACTCTTTTCCATTATTTTGTTTGCTGTTGGAGAAcaagtaagtaggtaggtaggtagtagaaTCTGGGATGAGGCAATTACGTCAGGTGTGGTGTGTTGTCTGAGGTGGTGAAACGCTGGCTGGTGGAACCTGCTACCTACCTACGCTGTTTACTTACCTTTCTTGGGAGGGaagattttttctttttttcttcggtGGCTTTGTTGAGTAGATAGTGGGACGGACGGGATGGGTCGAAgaggctttttcttttcattctttgttttttctttctggttAGGTCAATTTAGGTTAGGTTTGGGTATTGAcagggttggttggttggctggcttTTCCTCGGGCTCGGTGAGTGGGTTGCGTGATGCTCTCTGTCAGTGTCTCTCGCTTTCGGGATACTACGTAGGCTGAGATGCCGGGATTGTGTGGTCGGGTTGCATTATTACtcttgtggttgttgttatATTTTACTGTGGGAGTGCATATAATGCTCTTGTTACGTCCTGACGATGTTCCTGATGTTCTATTATCTGGGTTTACAATGTGAGCTTGAGGGTAGACAGCAAGCAACATCTCTCTCTTGCGGCATTACGGCATGCCGAACCCGACCTAACGGAGGAGAGTGAAACCTCACCGGAAGCCGAAAAGGTCATCGATTGCAGGCCGGTCAAGTTCCGACCGAATCCGTGGTAAGGCAGGGAGATCTCTGATAGGCTGGGTGGTTCGAGTCAGGCTATATGAGCTCCAGCTGAAGCTGGACCTGAGCACCGACGTGCACGAGGGGTTGTGGTTGGATGAAAATTTTcgctggtggagaggatcAGCCAACGCTAAACAGAAGATCCACAGGCCCGGTGAGCTCCA
This genomic window contains:
- a CDS encoding F-box protein (COG:S;~EggNog:ENOG410PQDY;~InterPro:IPR001810,IPR036047;~PFAM:PF00646,PF12937;~go_function: GO:0005515 - protein binding [Evidence IEA]); protein product: MDDGHSKLHLYSLPNEVLAQILSSFSTRSLISWATVSRRFHALVLRILHYRLLIGAPLHEYKLILECFHPSSKLTEPHVFCTYLDTDGLDQLNGRSGSLYENPDTAQQLGRLSSVYARFRPEVAVEERSSGTRLVPLRDDEQDPDRDNLVVTRPINLDNSENFSQLCVVVNIVKVMPGTNLLLSAHNVEDGVIRVFRDWLKDEEKRIREFVPDGTEPSQMLWVDQSKSVGIKVRVKAKPLMNQNVPILIHRDDDQFTSYELLIEELHIRAVRLLRTLEKSQEEQQNYYKAVVITPTLR
- the GAL7 gene encoding UDP-glucose:hexose-1-phosphate uridylyltransferase (COG:C;~EggNog:ENOG410PFUG;~InterPro:IPR001937,IPR019779,IPR005849,IPR005850, IPR036265;~PFAM:PF01087,PF02744;~go_function: GO:0008108 - UDP-glucose:hexose-1-phosphate uridylyltransferase activity [Evidence IEA];~go_function: GO:0008270 - zinc ion binding [Evidence IEA];~go_process: GO:0006012 - galactose metabolic process [Evidence IEA];~go_process: GO:0033499 - galactose catabolic process via UDP-galactose [Evidence IEA]), which encodes MVENVLDDISHRRFNPLRGSYILVSPHRTKRPWQGQQESPSKTTLPTYDPACYLCPGNKRAQGDTNPKYEKTFVFVNDYSAVKEEQAPYTPEGGEDLESFFLKAEPVTGKCYVLTFSAAHNLTLADLSPAEIAPVIDAWTEIYTAHLSPKSPLAAVAPATTLPPNSPTASLTKPKEQYRYMQIFENKGAAMGCSNPHPHGQVWTTSSLPEEPAMELEQLKKYRRENGGKHMLEAYAALESRKQERVVFENDAFLVVCPWWAVWPFETMIVSKTHKRALVDLNSSEKVQLAEAIAEVTRRYDNLFETHFPYSMGIHQAPLDGTEEEIESSYLHLHFYPPLLRSATVRKFLVGYEMMGEPQRDITPEQAAARLRGCGGELYRKKMD
- the ERG28 gene encoding Erg28 family protein (BUSCO:EOG092655IF;~COG:S;~EggNog:ENOG410PQX8;~InterPro:IPR005352;~PFAM:PF03694;~TransMembrane:3 (i49-66o144-163i170-188o);~go_component: GO:0016021 - integral component of membrane [Evidence IEA]); protein product: MGGAKTPQADRPRPLQRSNILIAIISLSQPIDPPQLYLSAANSVKLSGVQLRIVIMAALLSYLPPFEGLLPKWLFLVSVVSAANSIQAYRSESYAADLYNGKTAEGRPHTNALSSRTFGTWTFLSSVVRIYAAYNLNNPAVYDLALWTFGIALAHFVGEWLGFGSAQLKGRFVSPLIVASSTLVWMLTQREAYLAA
- a CDS encoding ketoreductase (BUSCO:EOG0926310O;~COG:I;~EggNog:ENOG410PFH9;~InterPro:IPR002347,IPR027533,IPR036291,IPR020904;~PFAM:PF00106,PF13561;~TransMembrane:3 (o29-55i201-220o297-319i);~go_component: GO:0005783 - endoplasmic reticulum [Evidence IEA];~go_function: GO:0016491 - oxidoreductase activity [Evidence IEA];~go_function: GO:0045703 - ketoreductase activity [Evidence IEA];~go_process: GO:0030497 - fatty acid elongation [Evidence IEA];~go_process: GO:0055114 - oxidation-reduction process [Evidence IEA]); translated protein: MEFLTKHLDCLSNFQLNLQPGWQTVGASALLAAGSLFVVSRALVFVRVLLSLFVLPGKPLRSFGPKGSWAVVTGASDGLGKEFALQLARADFNILLVSRTASKLDTLSNEITSKFPSVQTKTLAMDFARNDDSDYEKLKELVDELDVSVLVNNVGKSHSIPTPFALTPEDEMTDIVTINCLGTLRATQLVVPGMMQRKRGLVLTMGSFGGLLPTPLLATYSGSKAFLQQWSTSLGSELEPYGITVELVQAYLITSAMSKIRRTSATIPDPRSFVKSVLTKIGRNGGSPTYAYSSSPYWSHGLMAWFLTCVTGTMGKIVVGQNKGMHESIRKRALRKAEREKGKKST